TTTGTGAATTGGTGGTCACTTTAAGCCACACATGGAGCCCGAATATCACATGGGCAAATGAGACTATTCAGTAGAACATGTTTGCACAACAAGCATTTGCTTCAAAACACATAATGATGCCAAGTGGTCTCACAGCTTAGGAATGATGAGAGGTAGGAATGGAAGGTGAAAGAGCTGGATGGTGGGTGTCTGCAccacaaggaaaaggaaagaaaagctcatCCACCTTGGAGACTCCGTGCACTCTCAAGGTCTTGGTGGTGGTAGTTGTTGTTGGTGGTGTCCACATCTTGGAAAGAGGCACTGCGGGGCATTCTCCCACAATCGTTCTGGTACACTGGGCAATGAATAGCACCGTCTTGAGGCAGTGGGTGGAAAGGCTGGTGCATGGGGCTCCTCCTCAGAGCTCTAAGTGACGAGTTCCTCTCAGGAATATCTGGCAGCAGTTCACTGATAAGACGGTGCAGGATACTGTTGTCTGGCAaacttccccttctcttctcagcTTTAATTTGGTCACAAATGTCTTTAAGGGCAGAGTCCAGAGCCTCAAATACAGACGCTTTACATTTTGCCTTTTCAGTCTGCTTTTTGGgagtcacattttttttcctccggAAAGGCACGGGGCTGACCAGAAATGCAAGTTTAGAAAGGCCAGGGTCCACGTCTTGTCTCCTGGGCTCTTCGGCGCTTTCATGCTTAGCTCTCTCGTGTTTCAGCATTGTGGTAAAGCGTGTGTAGGAGGCCGGGCATCTGCCTTTGCAGGAGCTGATGAGGTGccggtgatggtggtggtgatggtggtggtgatggtggctgGATCCATAAAAACTTTCAGAGGATGTGAAAGAAAAGTGATCAAAGTCACTCTCACTGCAAAAGGACGATCCTTCTACGTGAATGTAATCGCTGTGGTCAGACACAACGCCGTCTTGGTCGCTGTCGGAAAACTCCACGTGAGCTCTCGGTTGCTCCTCGCTGGTGACTTCAATATGAATCGGCACCAGGGTTTTAGGCTTGTAGCTTCGTTGTACGTGAGAAGGGTGTCTACTCTGATTTTCTTCCTCCAACAAAGACTCAATGGAAAACCGCCTTTTGGGACATAAACCATTTTGTTGAGGTTCTAGGGTTATGGGAGATAACATTTCATCTCCTAAATTGGGCATGGATTTTGACTTTTGAATCAACTTTTCGAATTCGGAAATACGGGTGGGGACCATGTCCCTGGGCACCTCCTCAGTGGAGGACTGGCTCCATCCATGGAGCAGGCCCTTGTGTTGCTGCTCCTTCTCGTACTGCATTATTCTCGACTTTACGGAGCAAATCACCTCCGAATTCATCAAATCCTTGCGGTTAATGCGGTGCATTTTCTTGTACATTTTCAGGAACCCTGGAGCGTCATGGGCTGACCTGTGCCGGAGCCTTGACCTGCCATTACTGCGGCCCTCCTGGATGTAGGGGGAAGCCCACGTTATAGGGCAGCTCTCCTTGGAGTCCTCTTCACATAACAGAGAACCCATACTCTCTGACTTGGTTTTGGGGTCAGGGAAGCTATCGCAGTCGTCATTTAGCAGGTCGTCACAACTACGGGATTTGATTTTGGGGGAAACCGTTTCCTCAGTGCTGCTCCAGATCTCTGCATTTTGTCGGGCCATTTGCCAGCCATTCTTGAAAGTAATGGCCCTCTGTGAGTCACGAGGGACATCCAAATGCTGTCTGTAAGCGTTACAGTAATCTAACTCATTGGAGGGGTTGCCGTTGAGCCCTGAGTAACCATAAAGGGGCGGACATATCTCATCCCCACCTTTTAATCCAGGGCAGCGTGGTGGAAGAGAGACATTGGAGAAGTTAAAAGGTTCACAAAGAGGAGAGCATGTCACTTAGCATCAGACAGCACAGCAAAGAGAAAGCAGTTAGCATGGTTGGGTCTAGACACGATTGTTATAAGTATAGCTTTAACTCTAGAGAGAAAAGCCTGATTCTAAAGCAAGGTAATACTTTTTCAATGAAGGTAGCTTTGCAGATATTAGAGTTAACAAAACCatgtataaaaagaaattaatgtagCTAATCTACCTATTTTTATCGTGTTCGCACATCTTTCGGCAAACATGGTGTGCCAAAAGCACAATAGGACTAAGGAATAGCATGGCCTGATAAGTCATTTAAGGGTTGAACAATTAAGGCCAAAAGTGATATAGATTTAATCAACTTAATAGGGTCAGGATTTGAGTCTCATTTGATTTATAATGACAGAGAGGTAAAGAGtaatttatatttgcatttaaataccACTCCCATAACTGtagcaaataatttttcatgGACATTAGATAGAAAAAGCAGTAAGACAAAGTACTTTCCAAAATTGCAAAACCTAGATGCTGTGCACTATTGCTgctaatattttttcaagaaaaaaaacaagtggagcctctttaaataaacaaatttaccTCTTTACTTGCTCCACTTTCAACTTCTTAGGAGGCAGGTTCTCATAAGTGGATATAATATAAAACTTCCATCAGAGGTAAatgcatcttgcttttttttccagggttttttttttttttaaaaataatttgcaatttGATAATAGCTAAAACTGACCTCAATTTAGAATATGTTTGGAAAGACACTTTTCTTTTGCTCTGCTGAGTTCACTAATAAATGCAAGGCCAAAATACATCTAATGGGAAAATTCCTTCTTAGAAGGGAACCTCATGAAGGAAAATATCGTTATTGAGAGTTCCTGCCTTACAATCTTACCCACATTTTCCAAAAGTAGATAAGCACATTGAGTAGATGTGTAATATTGGGGAAAGGAAGTTGACTTAACACTCCCTGGGATAAAAGCAATTATCAAATTAATCAGAAACCTTTTAAATTTTGGTTGCTATCCAAGCGTAATGAATCAATGGtattccatgacttatttattatcTTAAGGCATTCATTTGCATAAATGAGTAGAATCTGATCAAAGTATCTCTGTTAATTTGATGAAAGGTGTCATAAAAGGGGCTCACTCCTTCTGAATGTTCGGTAGTATGGATAGTGTGACTAGGCCACGGAAGACGGCTAGTGCCTCCCCCCATCCAGAGTCCAGTCATCCAAACTGCCTGTTTTCTGCACACAAACCAGCTACTGCTTAGCTTCAATTACCACAAGGCAACACATTCAGCACTTACGTCTGATGTGTGTAGCTGAATCTGTGCTATATTATGGAAACTTCTGTTAGAGCTTGGGTTCTTCACACACTTCAGATTCCTTCTGCGTTTTGTTTCAACCCCAGGAGActgggggaggtggtggggccCCGAATGTGCAATGGCCTCCGGCACTTGTAGATGCCGGTTCAAGCCTCAGTCTCCATCTTGGGAATGTTCTGGTTAGCACGGCAAGAATGCACTGAGCAGTCTTTCAGAGACCTAAAGGAAAGACTTGCCCTTTCTCAACACAGCTCATCGAATTTCCGGAGAGGAGACAGGCCATACAGAAAAATGGCTTGGTGATATCTAAATTTTCTAAGTATGGCTTGAAACCAGTTAGTTCTTACTAGTGGGATGTTCTGAATCAAACACCATAATATTCTACTGTCTGTATGAACGTTCACCAAAATACAGAACAGATGACTAAGGAAGTAACTTCTGTAGGTCAGACACATTTTTATCTAGAactaagtaattaaaaaaaacaaaccaaaatcaaAGTGTTTTAGGCAATAATGTTCTCTGTTGCTACTTCTAATTCCTCTTCTATAAATGTGATTAACTTTGCTAGTTGTAGTAACATTAGAACATTTTTGACAATATgcaaatatgtataaatgtaatCTTTTAATAGCCTGACAATAAGTTAGATACTTCGAATTTGTTCAAGAAAAACCCACAAATGATGTATTTGGAGGAAAAAGCATGAATATGCTAAAAGATAGAGTCCATCGAGCCACTCACATGGCTCGCCAACCCGATCTAGTCTGtgtaaaaaagataaattattggTTTGAAGCTCTATTGTATTCAAGATACTGTATTTAAATGCCGGCTCTCTCTGCATGGTTATCCTGAACCAGCTCTTACACAGCACCCTAGTTTAAAATTAAGCTCATAAATTGCTTACATGTTAATCTACTATTGCTCACCTTTTGCTCttgagggggaagaaggagaagaactgatGAAAGACTTTGTCAGGGTGCCGCTTGGTCCCGGGAGGTCCACTCGCCCCGGGCTAGTCCTGCTCGCACTCGGATCCAAGCCCCTGGGCTGCCCCACCGCAGGCTcgctcttcctccttttcctaaAGTCGCTGGCCATGCTCGCAGAACTAGAAGAAGGAATCGGCTTCCGTTAGGCTGGTGTTGGAGGAGGTGCACCTGTGACTCCGAAGGTACTGGTGACAGCACAATGACTCTTCCCCCACTGCCCCGAAACTGCAGTTCTAAGAATTCATTCCTTGctattaaacattatttctttataatcatctctttaaaaaaattcgtagactgtattttttttctttttagagaagttttgggtctacagaaaaattaattgggaagtacagagagttctcacATGCTCCCTTTCCTGGTGCACACAGTTTCTCCTATTGTGACATCTTCTATTACTGTGATACCTTTGTGACGGCTGATGAAGCATCTTGATTCattattaataaatgtaattaaagTCCGTAGTTGATATTAAGGCTGTTTTCCGCTGAATATCCTGATTTTAAGATTTCTCCGTGCCTTTTGGTGGTgcgatagctcatttctttttattgctgaatactgTTCCATCACATGCATGCATCAGTGTGTTTCTCAGTTCAGTTATTGAAGGGTATCCTGGT
The nucleotide sequence above comes from Ursus arctos isolate Adak ecotype North America unplaced genomic scaffold, UrsArc2.0 scaffold_27, whole genome shotgun sequence. Encoded proteins:
- the SORBS2 gene encoding sorbin and SH3 domain-containing protein 2 isoform X8: MRAASRLQTVDRPKDWYKTMFKQIHMVHKPGLYNSPYSAQSHPAAKTQTYRPLSKSHSDNGTDVFKDASSPVPPPHVPPPVPPLRPRDRSSTEKHDWDPPDRKVDTRKFRSEPRSIFEYEPGKSSILQHERPASLYQSSIDRSLERPTSSASMASDFRKRRKSEPAVGQPRGLDPSASRTSPGRVDLPGPSGTLTKSFISSSPSSPSRAKGGDEICPPLYGYSGLNGNPSNELDYCNAYRQHLDVPRDSQRAITFKNGWQMARQNAEIWSSTEETVSPKIKSRSCDDLLNDDCDSFPDPKTKSESMGSLLCEEDSKESCPITWASPYIQEGRSNGRSRLRHRSAHDAPGFLKMYKKMHRINRKDLMNSEVICSVKSRIMQYEKEQQHKGLLHGWSQSSTEEVPRDMVPTRISEFEKLIQKSKSMPNLGDEMLSPITLEPQQNGLCPKRRFSIESLLEEENQSRHPSHVQRSYKPKTLVPIHIEVTSEEQPRAHVEFSDSDQDGVVSDHSDYIHVEGSSFCSESDFDHFSFTSSESFYGSSHHHHHHHHHHHRHLISSCKGRCPASYTRFTTMLKHERAKHESAEEPRRQDVDPGLSKLAFLVSPVPFRRKKNVTPKKQTEKAKCKASVFEALDSALKDICDQIKAEKRRGSLPDNSILHRLISELLPDIPERNSSLRALRRSPMHQPFHPLPQDGAIHCPVYQNDCGRMPRSASFQDVDTTNNNYHHQDLESARSLQDHESPRSYSSTMTDLGRSAPRERRGTPEKEKLPAKAVYDFKAQTSKELSFKKGDTVYILRKIDQNWYEGEHHGRVGIFPISYVEKLIPPEKAQPARPPPPAQPGEIGEAVAKYNFNADTNVELSLRKGDRVILLKRVDQNWYEGKIPGTSRQGIFPVSYVEVVKKNTTKGAEDYPDPPVPHSYSSDRIHSLSSNKPQRPVFTHENIQGGGEPFQALYNYTPRNEDELELRESDVIDVMEKCDDGWFVGTSRRTKFFGTFPGNYVKRL
- the SORBS2 gene encoding sorbin and SH3 domain-containing protein 2 isoform X7 — its product is MRAASRLQTVDRPKDWYKTMFKQIHMVHKPDDDTDMYNTPYTYNAGLYNSPYSAQSHPAAKTQTYRPLSKSHSDNGTDVFKDASSPVPPPHVPPPVPPLRPRDRSSTEKHDWDPPDRKVDTRKFRSEPRSIFEYEPGKSSILQHERPASLYQSSIDRSLERPTSSASMASDFRKRRKSEPAVGQPRGLDPSASRTSPGRVDLPGPSGTLTKSFISSSPSSPSRAKGGDEICPPLYGYSGLNGNPSNELDYCNAYRQHLDVPRDSQRAITFKNGWQMARQNAEIWSSTEETVSPKIKSRSCDDLLNDDCDSFPDPKTKSESMGSLLCEEDSKESCPITWASPYIQEGRSNGRSRLRHRSAHDAPGFLKMYKKMHRINRKDLMNSEVICSVKSRIMQYEKEQQHKGLLHGWSQSSTEEVPRDMVPTRISEFEKLIQKSKSMPNLGDEMLSPITLEPQQNGLCPKRRFSIESLLEEENQSRHPSHVQRSYKPKTLVPIHIEVTSEEQPRAHVEFSDSDQDGVVSDHSDYIHVEGSSFCSESDFDHFSFTSSESFYGSSHHHHHHHHHHHRHLISSCKGRCPASYTRFTTMLKHERAKHESAEEPRRQDVDPGLSKLAFLVSPVPFRRKKNVTPKKQTEKAKCKASVFEALDSALKDICDQIKAEKRRGSLPDNSILHRLISELLPDIPERNSSLRALRRSPMHQPFHPLPQDGAIHCPVYQNDCGRMPRSASFQDVDTTNNNYHHQDLESARSLQDHESPRSYSSTMTDLGRSAPRERRGTPEKEKLPAKAVYDFKAQTSKELSFKKGDTVYILRKIDQNWYEGEHHGRVGIFPISYVEKLIPPEKAQPARPPPPAQPGEIGEAVAKYNFNADTNVELSLRKGDRVILLKRVDQNWYEGKIPGTSRQGIFPVSYVEVVKKNTTKGAEDYPDPPVPHSYSSDRIHSLSSNKPQRPVFTHENIQGGGEPFQALYNYTPRNEDELELRESDVIDVMEKCDDGWFVGTSRRTKFFGTFPGNYVKRL
- the SORBS2 gene encoding sorbin and SH3 domain-containing protein 2 isoform X6, which translates into the protein MRAASRLQTVDRPKDWYKTMFKQIHMVHKPDDDTDMYNTPYTYNAGLYNSPYSAQSHPAAKTQTYRPLSKSHSDNGTDVFKDASSPVPPPHVPPPVPPLRPRDRSSTEKHDWDPPDRKVDTRKFRSEPRSIFEYEPGKSSILQHERPPPLPTTPTPAPREPGGKPLSVSPYGEVTGSPSPPPRTGLPIPSPCTPGLSPTWPPKKALDYVQDHSSGVSNEASLYQSSIDRSLERPTSSASMASDFRKRRKSEPAVGQPRGLDPSASRTSPGRVDLPGPSGTLTKSFISSSPSSPSRAKGGDEICPPLYGYSGLNGNPSNELDYCNAYRQHLDVPRDSQRAITFKNGWQMARQNAEIWSSTEETVSPKIKSRSCDDLLNDDCDSFPDPKTKSESMGSLLCEEDSKESCPITWASPYIQEGRSNGRSRLRHRSAHDAPGFLKMYKKMHRINRKDLMNSEVICSVKSRIMQYEKEQQHKGLLHGWSQSSTEEVPRDMVPTRISEFEKLIQKSKSMPNLGDEMLSPITLEPQQNGLCPKRRFSIESLLEEENQSRHPSHVQRSYKPKTLVPIHIEVTSEEQPRAHVEFSDSDQDGVVSDHSDYIHVEGSSFCSESDFDHFSFTSSESFYGSSHHHHHHHHHHHRHLISSCKGRCPASYTRFTTMLKHERAKHESAEEPRRQDVDPGLSKLAFLVSPVPFRRKKNVTPKKQTEKAKCKASVFEALDSALKDICDQIKAEKRRGSLPDNSILHRLISELLPDIPERNSSLRALRRSPMHQPFHPLPQDGAIHCPVYQNDCGRMPRSASFQDVDTTNNNYHHQDLESARSLQDHESPRSYSSTMTDLGRSAPRERRGTPEKEKLPAKAVYDFKAQTSKELSFKKGDTVYILRKIDQNWYEGEHHGRVGIFPISYVEKLIPPEKAQPARPPPPAQPGEIGEAVAKYNFNADTNVELSLRKGDRVILLKRVDQNWYEGKIPGTSRQGIFPVSYVEVVKKNTTKGAEDYPDPPVPHSYSSDRIHSLSSNKPQRPVFTHENIQGGGEPFQALYNYTPRNEDELELRESDVIDVMEKCDDGWFVGTSRRTKFFGTFPGNYVKRL